The Opitutus sp. ER46 genome contains a region encoding:
- the trxB gene encoding thioredoxin-disulfide reductase — protein MSTSPVENVVIVGTGCAGLTAAIYTGRANLKPLVIEGSLPGGQLTTTSEVENFPGFPQGIDGFQLMTNLREQATKFGTRFEQAFVTSVDFTAMPRRIVCSDRTILAKSVIIATGASPRMTGIPGEKELYGGKGVTTCATCDGAFYRKMDVAVIGGGDSAAEEALFLTRFASRVYLVHRRDALRASKIMAERATTHEKITCVWDSVPVAVEGVDAGAVSGLRIKNVKTGVESTLAVKGVFVAIGHMPNTAPFAAALDVDENGYFKPAAGSQVRTKVPGVYVAGDCADHVYRQAITAAGMGCAAAIEAERWLAEHGA, from the coding sequence ATGTCCACTTCCCCCGTCGAAAACGTCGTGATCGTTGGCACTGGCTGCGCTGGACTCACCGCCGCCATCTATACCGGTCGCGCCAACCTCAAACCCCTGGTCATCGAGGGCTCGCTCCCCGGCGGGCAGCTCACCACGACGAGCGAGGTGGAGAACTTCCCCGGATTTCCCCAGGGCATCGACGGCTTCCAGCTGATGACCAACCTGCGCGAGCAGGCCACGAAGTTCGGCACCCGCTTCGAGCAGGCGTTCGTCACGTCGGTCGATTTCACCGCGATGCCCCGCCGGATCGTCTGCAGCGACCGCACGATCCTCGCCAAGAGCGTCATCATCGCCACGGGCGCCTCCCCGCGCATGACCGGCATCCCCGGCGAAAAGGAGCTCTACGGCGGCAAGGGCGTCACCACCTGCGCAACCTGCGACGGCGCGTTCTACCGCAAGATGGACGTCGCCGTGATCGGCGGCGGCGATAGCGCCGCGGAAGAGGCGCTCTTCCTCACCCGTTTTGCCAGCCGTGTCTACCTGGTGCACCGCCGCGACGCCCTGCGCGCCTCCAAGATCATGGCGGAGCGCGCCACCACCCACGAAAAGATCACCTGCGTCTGGGACAGCGTCCCCGTCGCCGTCGAGGGCGTGGACGCCGGCGCGGTGAGCGGGCTGCGCATCAAGAACGTCAAGACCGGCGTCGAATCGACCCTCGCGGTGAAGGGCGTGTTCGTCGCCATCGGCCACATGCCCAACACCGCCCCGTTCGCCGCCGCCCTGGACGTGGACGAAAACGGCTACTTCAAACCCGCGGCCGGTTCCCAGGTGCGGACCAAGGTCCCGGGCGTGTACGTCGCCGGTGACTGCGCCGATCACGTGTACCGCCAGGCGATCACCGCAGCCGGCATGGGCTGCGCCGCCGCCATCGAGGCCGAGCGCTGGCTCGCCGAACACGGCGCATGA
- a CDS encoding YgiQ family radical SAM protein: MPTPTAPAKSTPRDTTWDPARWLPTTRDELEARGWDYVDVILISGDAYVDHPAFGTAVVGRLIEREGFRIAIVPQPNWRDDLRDFKKLGTPRLFFGVTAGCMDSMVNRYTAAKRLRSEDAYTPGGEHGFRPDYAVTGYTRILKQLYPDVPVLIGGIEASLRRVTHYDYWSDSTKPSILADSGADMLVYGMGEQPLRELLRLLKQGVPFSSLKTIAQTAVLLAPGAVPPKNQNWEDFALHSHEECLADRTLYATNFKQIETESNRVKARRLLQLIGDRLLVVNPPFPTMTEQQIDASFDLPYTRLPHPRYRKRGPIPAYEMIKHSINMHRGCFGGCSFCTISAHQGKFVASRSKESILREVEAIKLMPDFRGTITDLGGPSANMYRMKGKEQWICDECTRPSCIWPSVCRNLDTDHTALLDIYKSVRETPGVKHAFVTSGLRYDLFLHDHASPQAKQSHETFIDELVAHHVSGRLKVAPEHTSDDVLKVMRKPSFGYFYKFKEKFDAAKEKQGKPQMQIVPYFISSHPGSKPEDMADVALKTKELGFKLEQVQDFTPTPMTVATEIYATGVHPYNQQPVNVAKTPEEKQEQRSFFFWYKPEMRGPLRSTLHRLGLDEIAGRLLGGGGAKAEMIAGSDPGFQRQQQGCGGRRPAPQPDKPWFGKKRR, translated from the coding sequence ATGCCCACACCGACTGCACCCGCCAAATCCACGCCGCGTGACACCACTTGGGATCCCGCGCGCTGGCTGCCGACCACGCGCGACGAGCTGGAGGCGCGCGGCTGGGATTATGTGGATGTGATTCTCATTTCCGGGGATGCCTATGTGGATCACCCGGCCTTCGGCACGGCGGTGGTGGGACGGCTGATCGAGCGCGAGGGATTTCGGATCGCAATCGTGCCGCAGCCAAACTGGCGGGACGACCTGCGCGATTTCAAGAAGCTCGGAACGCCCCGGCTGTTCTTTGGCGTGACGGCGGGTTGCATGGATTCGATGGTGAACCGCTACACGGCGGCGAAGCGGCTGCGGTCGGAGGACGCGTACACGCCGGGCGGCGAGCACGGTTTTCGTCCCGACTATGCGGTGACGGGCTACACGCGGATCCTGAAGCAGTTGTATCCGGACGTTCCCGTGCTGATCGGCGGCATCGAGGCGAGCCTGCGGCGGGTGACGCATTACGACTACTGGTCCGACTCGACCAAGCCGAGCATCCTGGCCGACAGCGGCGCGGACATGCTGGTTTACGGGATGGGCGAGCAGCCCCTCCGGGAGTTGCTGCGGCTGCTGAAGCAGGGCGTGCCGTTTTCGTCGCTGAAGACGATTGCGCAGACGGCGGTGCTGCTGGCGCCGGGCGCGGTGCCGCCGAAGAACCAGAACTGGGAGGATTTCGCGCTGCACTCGCACGAGGAGTGCCTGGCGGACCGCACGCTGTACGCGACGAACTTCAAGCAGATCGAAACCGAGTCGAACCGGGTGAAGGCGCGGCGGCTGCTCCAGCTGATCGGCGACCGGCTGCTGGTGGTAAACCCGCCTTTCCCGACGATGACCGAGCAGCAGATCGATGCCAGTTTCGACCTGCCGTACACGCGGCTGCCGCATCCGCGCTACCGCAAGCGCGGGCCGATTCCGGCGTACGAGATGATCAAGCACTCGATCAACATGCACCGCGGGTGCTTTGGCGGCTGCAGCTTCTGCACGATCTCGGCGCACCAGGGGAAGTTCGTCGCGAGCCGGAGCAAGGAGAGCATCCTGCGCGAGGTGGAGGCGATCAAACTGATGCCGGACTTCCGCGGCACGATCACCGACCTCGGCGGCCCGTCGGCGAACATGTACCGGATGAAGGGCAAGGAGCAGTGGATCTGCGACGAGTGCACGCGGCCGAGCTGCATCTGGCCGAGTGTATGCCGCAACCTGGATACGGATCACACCGCCCTGCTCGACATCTACAAATCCGTGCGCGAGACGCCGGGCGTGAAGCACGCCTTCGTCACGAGCGGGCTGCGCTACGATCTCTTCCTGCACGACCATGCCTCGCCGCAGGCGAAGCAGAGCCACGAGACGTTCATCGACGAACTCGTGGCGCACCACGTCTCGGGGCGGCTCAAGGTGGCGCCTGAACACACCTCCGACGACGTGCTGAAGGTAATGCGCAAGCCGTCCTTCGGATACTTCTACAAGTTCAAGGAGAAGTTCGACGCGGCGAAGGAGAAGCAGGGCAAGCCGCAGATGCAGATCGTGCCGTACTTCATCAGCTCGCACCCGGGTTCGAAACCCGAGGACATGGCGGACGTGGCGCTGAAGACGAAGGAACTCGGGTTCAAGCTGGAGCAGGTGCAGGATTTCACGCCGACGCCGATGACGGTGGCGACGGAGATCTACGCGACGGGCGTGCACCCGTACAACCAGCAGCCGGTGAACGTGGCCAAGACGCCGGAGGAGAAGCAGGAGCAGCGCAGCTTCTTCTTCTGGTATAAGCCGGAGATGCGGGGACCCCTGCGGTCGACGCTGCACCGGCTGGGGCTGGACGAGATTGCCGGCCGGCTGCTGGGCGGCGGCGGCGCGAAGGCGGAGATGATCGCCGGCAGCGATCCAGGATTTCAGCGGCAGCAGCAAGGCTGCGGTGGACGCCGCCCGGCGCCCCAGCCCGACAAGCCGTGGTTCGGGAAGAAACGCCGATAA
- a CDS encoding c-type cytochrome produces MKVLKFLGYAAGTLAAAIALGATGIYFASNAKLSRHFAVNARPVVIPSSPEAIARGEHLARTRGCVDCHGANLAGAKVMDDGAMGRIHGTNLTRGRGSRTAVFTDSDWVRAIRHGVAPDGRALFLMPSEEYSHFSDEDLGSLIAYLKTVPAVDQANVPLAFGPVTRALLAFGKMKLAATTIDHARIHPATVAKAVTVDYGRYLANGCTGCHGANFSGGKIEIGPPDWPPARNLTPHPTGDLARWTEADFVRALREARRPDGAEISPVMPRAFAGLDDIELRALFAYFRSLPPAATGTR; encoded by the coding sequence ATGAAGGTTCTTAAATTCCTCGGCTATGCCGCGGGGACGTTGGCTGCTGCCATCGCCCTCGGCGCCACCGGCATCTACTTCGCGAGCAACGCCAAGCTCTCCCGCCACTTCGCCGTCAACGCCCGTCCGGTGGTCATTCCCTCCTCCCCCGAGGCCATCGCCCGCGGCGAACACCTCGCCCGCACTCGCGGCTGCGTCGACTGCCACGGCGCCAATCTCGCCGGCGCCAAGGTCATGGACGACGGCGCCATGGGCCGGATCCACGGCACCAATCTCACCCGCGGGCGCGGCAGCCGCACCGCCGTCTTCACCGACTCCGACTGGGTTCGCGCCATCCGCCACGGCGTCGCGCCCGACGGCCGCGCGCTCTTCCTCATGCCGTCGGAGGAGTATTCGCATTTCAGCGACGAGGATCTCGGCAGCCTCATCGCCTACCTGAAGACCGTCCCCGCCGTGGACCAGGCGAACGTCCCGCTGGCCTTCGGCCCCGTCACCCGCGCTCTGCTCGCGTTCGGCAAGATGAAGCTCGCCGCCACCACCATCGACCACGCCCGCATCCATCCGGCCACCGTCGCCAAGGCCGTGACCGTCGACTACGGCCGCTACCTGGCCAATGGCTGCACCGGCTGCCACGGCGCCAACTTCTCCGGCGGCAAGATCGAGATCGGGCCGCCCGACTGGCCGCCCGCGCGCAACCTCACTCCCCACCCCACCGGCGACCTCGCCCGCTGGACCGAGGCCGACTTCGTCCGCGCCCTGCGCGAGGCGCGCCGTCCGGACGGCGCCGAGATCAGCCCGGTCATGCCGCGCGCCTTCGCCGGCCTCGACGACATCGAACTCCGCGCGCTCTTCGCCTACTTCCGCAGCCTGCCCCCCGCCGCCACCGGCACCCGCTGA
- a CDS encoding ATP-dependent helicase gives MSVASFMDFALDNQRLPDGIPPIDFRAQLNDEQYAAVTAEPGPLLVLAGAGSGKTRTLTYRVAYLLSQGVRPGDILLLTFTNKAAKEMLHRVQELTGVEPSRFWGGTFHSIGHRTLRMYGETIGLGRGFTILDADESEGILRDAVEQTAKGFFKDKTHPRPGPLHDIISMARNTQASFSETVSRFFPQHEGILDRLPAFAQKYAERKREANVVDYDDLLEFWLDLLKKSPEVANYFSQRFRHVLVDEYQDTNTLQSQIVDTIASHHRVMAVGDDAQCIYSWRGANFENILTFPDRHPGTVVHRIETNYRSTPQILALANGVLLAQPKGRHFDKELRPARANSEKPFLVQAMDGREQAQFIVQRVRGLLDEGCSLSDIAILYRAHFQALDIQLELARLQIPYQITSGVRFFEQAHIRDLVALLRFVYNPSDVAAWNRIAILLPKVGDKNAQKLHSAALDHARLLQQNFVDALSSDDVASRVPKDAREEWPKFVASLQQVSEIMRTMRPHNAVETAIDGWYGDYLRGAFSNYASRLDDLKSLIGFASRYEDMQELLAQIMLLNSETSDRSADPNADALRLTTVHQAKGLEYAAVFLIGLAEGMFPLRRAIEANDVEEERRLFYVAVTRARDELYLCFPKLNTKGGPSMLLSPSRFLQELPPDLYQPLRIKRNYGW, from the coding sequence ATGAGCGTTGCGAGCTTCATGGATTTTGCCCTCGACAACCAGCGCCTGCCGGACGGCATCCCGCCGATCGACTTTCGCGCCCAGCTCAACGACGAGCAGTACGCCGCCGTTACCGCTGAGCCCGGCCCGCTCCTGGTTCTCGCCGGCGCCGGCTCCGGCAAGACCCGCACCCTCACCTACCGCGTCGCCTACCTGCTTTCCCAGGGCGTGCGCCCCGGCGACATCCTCCTGCTCACCTTCACCAACAAGGCCGCGAAGGAGATGCTCCACCGCGTGCAGGAACTCACCGGCGTCGAACCCTCCCGCTTCTGGGGCGGCACCTTTCACAGCATCGGCCACCGCACGCTGCGCATGTACGGCGAGACGATCGGCCTGGGCCGCGGCTTCACCATCCTCGATGCCGATGAGTCCGAGGGCATCCTGCGCGACGCCGTCGAGCAGACCGCCAAGGGCTTCTTCAAGGACAAGACCCACCCGCGCCCCGGCCCGCTCCACGACATCATCTCGATGGCGCGCAACACGCAGGCCTCGTTCAGCGAAACGGTCAGCCGCTTCTTTCCCCAACACGAGGGCATCCTCGACCGCCTCCCCGCGTTCGCCCAGAAATACGCCGAGCGGAAACGCGAGGCCAACGTCGTCGACTACGACGACCTGCTCGAGTTCTGGCTCGACCTCCTGAAGAAGTCCCCGGAGGTCGCCAATTACTTCAGCCAGCGCTTCCGCCACGTGCTCGTCGACGAGTACCAGGACACCAACACGCTCCAGTCCCAGATCGTCGACACCATCGCCTCGCACCACCGGGTGATGGCCGTTGGCGACGACGCCCAGTGCATCTACTCTTGGCGCGGCGCGAACTTCGAAAACATCCTCACCTTCCCCGACCGGCACCCCGGCACCGTCGTCCACCGGATCGAGACCAATTACCGCTCCACGCCGCAGATCCTCGCCCTCGCCAACGGCGTCCTCCTCGCCCAACCCAAGGGCCGTCACTTCGACAAGGAGCTCCGCCCCGCCCGCGCCAACTCCGAGAAGCCCTTCCTCGTCCAGGCGATGGACGGTCGGGAACAGGCGCAATTCATCGTGCAGCGCGTCCGCGGCCTCCTCGACGAGGGCTGCTCGTTGAGCGACATCGCCATCCTTTATCGCGCGCACTTCCAGGCCCTCGACATCCAGCTCGAGCTCGCGCGCCTGCAGATCCCCTACCAGATCACCAGCGGCGTCCGCTTCTTCGAGCAGGCGCACATCCGGGACCTCGTAGCCCTCCTACGCTTCGTGTACAACCCGAGCGATGTCGCGGCCTGGAACCGCATCGCGATCCTGCTGCCCAAGGTCGGCGACAAGAACGCCCAGAAGCTCCACTCCGCCGCCCTCGACCACGCCCGCCTGCTGCAGCAGAACTTCGTCGACGCGCTCAGCAGCGACGACGTCGCCAGCCGCGTGCCGAAGGATGCTCGCGAGGAGTGGCCCAAGTTCGTCGCCTCGCTCCAGCAGGTCAGCGAGATCATGCGCACGATGCGCCCGCACAACGCCGTCGAGACCGCCATCGACGGCTGGTACGGCGACTACCTCCGCGGCGCGTTCTCCAACTACGCCTCGCGCCTCGACGACCTGAAGTCGCTCATCGGCTTCGCCAGCCGCTATGAGGACATGCAGGAGCTGCTCGCCCAGATCATGCTCCTCAACAGCGAGACGAGCGACCGCTCCGCCGATCCCAACGCCGACGCCCTCCGTCTCACGACCGTCCACCAAGCCAAGGGCCTCGAGTACGCCGCCGTGTTCCTCATCGGCCTCGCCGAGGGCATGTTCCCCCTCCGCCGCGCCATCGAGGCCAACGACGTCGAGGAGGAACGCCGCCTCTTCTACGTCGCCGTCACCCGCGCCCGCGACGAGCTCTACCTCTGCTTCCCCAAGCTGAACACGAAGGGCGGCCCCTCCATGCTGCTTTCCCCCAGCCGCTTCCTCCAGGAGCTCCCCCCCGACCTCTACCAGCCCCTCCGCATCAAGCGTAACTACGGCTGGTAA
- a CDS encoding sodium-translocating pyrophosphatase, whose amino-acid sequence MNPIKLIRHPRVVRYYPGICAAGFLAAFFARPLFAQSSEGGTPPGSHESGFHYFALFSDPKYTPLEIWSLLVVLGIAVAGLVYAWLLARQVTKADAGTSRMQAIANAVREGANAYLGAQFRKIGPLIVVITLILFVTTQSDEAAFKFGRAGAFLVGSLFSWAVGFVGMRLATTGNLRVAAAATRSYGEAMQLGYRTGTVTGMLTDGLGLLGGTLIFLAYGEQAYEALLGFGFGGTLLALFMRVGGGIYTKAADVGADLVGKIEKNIPEDDPRNAATIADNVGDNVGDCAGMAADIFESYEVTMVAAMILGLATFGHKGVIFPLLVRGIGVLGSIISTYTVKAGANDTSDTALKSVHRGFWIGSFISVAGFFALGAMYLKFDATYLGLNPMAKAGFPGGDPTALPFWANFGLANTDLRPVITCFIGVILAIALNKVTSYFTHTTHAPVRGLARSCQTGHATNIIQGFAVGYESTVATVMVIGGAILLSFLCYTGTPPLFVAYGVAMTGIGMLTLTGNTISMDVFGPVADNANGIGEMGYDKAAMEKQEKGSYQRARQILADLDAVGNTTKAETKGIAIGSAVIAAVSLFSSFIAVIAVGSEDKISQMTTEQYLAEAGKLTVAHPMVFIGFLIGGAVPFLFSSMLIRAVGRAAFLIVKECRVQFRDKEIWAGTKKPDYGRVVDICTSMAQKELIGPGFLAILTPILVGFLLGTQALGGFLAGMILVGQLLAVFMANAGGAWDNAKKLIEDGHHGGKGSEAHKAAVTGDTVGDPLKDTAGPAINPLIKVMNMVSLLTLGLVIKYNLLTPQASYGRLVAVLVSLICAGAIGWSLWQSKRETKEMKEMSEMGDGKDQSGSDDKDAQQAA is encoded by the coding sequence GTGAACCCGATCAAACTGATCCGACATCCCCGTGTGGTGAGGTACTATCCTGGAATTTGCGCGGCCGGTTTTCTGGCCGCGTTTTTTGCGCGCCCCTTGTTCGCGCAGAGTTCGGAAGGAGGTACTCCCCCGGGATCGCATGAAAGCGGTTTCCACTACTTCGCGCTCTTCTCCGACCCGAAGTACACGCCGCTCGAAATCTGGTCGCTCCTGGTCGTGCTCGGCATCGCCGTGGCCGGCCTGGTGTATGCCTGGCTGCTCGCGCGCCAGGTGACCAAGGCCGACGCCGGCACGTCGCGCATGCAGGCGATCGCCAACGCCGTCCGCGAGGGCGCCAACGCCTACCTCGGCGCCCAGTTTCGCAAGATCGGGCCGTTGATCGTCGTCATCACGCTGATCCTTTTCGTCACGACCCAGAGCGATGAGGCCGCGTTCAAGTTCGGCCGCGCCGGCGCCTTCCTCGTCGGCTCGCTCTTCAGTTGGGCCGTCGGCTTCGTCGGCATGCGCCTGGCGACCACCGGCAACCTCCGCGTCGCCGCCGCCGCCACCCGCTCCTACGGCGAGGCCATGCAGCTCGGCTACCGCACCGGCACCGTCACCGGCATGCTCACCGACGGCCTCGGCCTCCTCGGCGGCACCCTCATCTTCCTCGCCTACGGCGAACAGGCCTACGAGGCGCTCCTCGGCTTCGGCTTCGGCGGCACCCTCCTCGCACTCTTCATGCGCGTCGGCGGCGGCATCTACACCAAGGCGGCTGACGTCGGCGCCGACCTCGTCGGCAAGATCGAGAAGAACATCCCCGAGGACGATCCGCGCAACGCCGCGACCATCGCCGACAACGTGGGCGACAACGTCGGCGACTGCGCCGGCATGGCGGCCGATATCTTCGAGAGCTACGAGGTCACCATGGTCGCGGCCATGATTCTCGGCCTCGCCACCTTCGGCCACAAGGGCGTCATCTTCCCGCTCCTCGTGCGCGGCATCGGCGTGCTCGGCTCCATCATCAGCACCTACACCGTGAAGGCCGGCGCCAACGACACCTCGGACACCGCCCTCAAGAGCGTGCACCGCGGCTTCTGGATCGGTTCCTTCATCTCCGTCGCCGGCTTCTTCGCCCTCGGCGCCATGTACCTGAAGTTCGACGCGACCTACCTCGGGCTCAACCCGATGGCCAAGGCCGGCTTCCCCGGCGGCGATCCAACCGCCCTGCCGTTCTGGGCCAACTTCGGCCTCGCCAACACCGACCTCCGCCCGGTCATCACCTGCTTCATCGGCGTCATCCTCGCGATCGCCCTGAACAAGGTCACCAGCTACTTCACGCATACGACGCACGCCCCGGTGCGCGGCCTCGCGCGCAGCTGCCAGACCGGCCACGCCACCAACATCATCCAGGGCTTCGCCGTGGGTTATGAGAGCACCGTCGCCACCGTCATGGTGATCGGCGGCGCGATCCTCCTTTCCTTCCTCTGCTACACCGGCACCCCGCCGCTGTTCGTCGCGTACGGCGTCGCCATGACCGGCATCGGCATGCTCACGCTCACCGGCAACACCATCTCCATGGATGTCTTCGGGCCGGTCGCCGACAACGCCAACGGCATCGGCGAAATGGGTTACGACAAGGCCGCCATGGAAAAGCAGGAGAAGGGCTCCTACCAGCGTGCCCGCCAGATTCTCGCCGACCTCGACGCCGTGGGTAACACCACCAAGGCCGAGACCAAGGGCATCGCCATCGGATCCGCCGTCATCGCCGCCGTCTCGCTCTTCTCAAGCTTCATCGCCGTCATCGCCGTCGGCAGCGAGGACAAGATCAGCCAGATGACCACCGAGCAGTACCTCGCCGAAGCCGGCAAACTCACCGTCGCCCACCCGATGGTGTTCATCGGCTTCCTCATCGGCGGCGCCGTGCCGTTCCTGTTCAGCTCGATGCTCATCCGCGCCGTCGGCCGCGCCGCCTTCCTCATCGTGAAGGAATGCCGCGTCCAGTTCCGCGATAAGGAAATCTGGGCCGGCACCAAGAAGCCCGACTACGGCCGCGTCGTCGATATCTGCACCTCCATGGCGCAGAAGGAACTCATCGGCCCCGGCTTCCTCGCCATCCTCACGCCCATCCTCGTGGGCTTCCTCCTCGGCACGCAGGCCCTCGGTGGTTTCCTCGCCGGCATGATCCTCGTCGGCCAGCTCCTCGCCGTCTTCATGGCGAACGCCGGCGGCGCGTGGGACAACGCCAAGAAGCTCATCGAGGACGGCCACCACGGCGGCAAGGGCTCCGAAGCCCACAAGGCCGCCGTCACCGGCGACACCGTCGGCGACCCGCTCAAGGACACCGCCGGTCCCGCCATCAACCCGCTGATCAAGGTCATGAACATGGTCAGCCTCCTCACCCTCGGTCTCGTCATCAAATACAACCTCCTCACCCCGCAGGCCTCCTATGGTCGGCTCGTCGCGGTGCTCGTCTCCCTCATCTGCGCCGGCGCCATCGGCTGGTCGCTGTGGCAGAGCAAGCGCGAGACGAAGGAAATGAAGGAGATGTCCGAGATGGGCGACGGCAAGGACCAGAGCGGTTCCGACGACAAGGACGCCCAGCAGGCGGCCTGA
- a CDS encoding glycoside hydrolase family 28 protein, with the protein MKPSLPFLAAASLLFGLWTHAAETAAPSWTTATEILQRIKAPQFPDRKFSITDFGAVADGKTDATAAIRQAIDACHQAGGGMVVVPAGEFFTGAIHLRSNVNLHVSEGATLRFSTDPQAYLPVVRSRWEGIECMNYSALIYAFEQENIAVTGRGTLDGAASLDNWWGWAQKRPDGSSRASSDVRQLNEYGDQGVPVEQRLFGEGHLLRPNFFQPYRCRNVLIEGVKIRRSPMWEINPVLCTNVIVRNLDIVTHGPNNDGCDPDSCRDVLIEGCVFDTGDDCIAIKSGRNDDGRRVGVPSENLIIRDCTMKDGHGGVVIGSEIAGGCRNVFVENCRMDSPNLERALRFKSNARRGGLLENIFMRNVTIGQVAEAIITVDFLYEEGAKGAHRPVLRNVQLENVVSQSSPRVLYIASFPGATVDGITIKDSRFAGVETAEYVQHAGRITFEGVTILPAKLPRSLSSRPPQGD; encoded by the coding sequence ATGAAACCTTCCCTCCCCTTCCTGGCCGCGGCTTCCCTCCTCTTCGGCCTCTGGACCCATGCGGCCGAGACCGCCGCTCCGTCGTGGACCACCGCGACGGAAATCCTGCAGCGGATCAAGGCGCCGCAGTTCCCGGATCGGAAATTCTCGATCACCGATTTCGGCGCGGTCGCCGACGGCAAGACCGATGCCACCGCCGCCATCCGCCAGGCCATCGATGCCTGCCACCAGGCCGGCGGCGGCATGGTCGTCGTCCCCGCCGGCGAGTTCTTCACCGGCGCGATTCACCTGCGCAGCAACGTCAATCTCCACGTGAGCGAGGGCGCCACGCTGCGCTTCAGCACCGATCCGCAGGCCTATCTTCCCGTCGTACGCTCCCGCTGGGAGGGCATCGAGTGCATGAACTACTCCGCGCTCATCTACGCCTTCGAACAGGAAAACATCGCCGTCACCGGCCGTGGCACACTCGATGGCGCCGCGTCGCTCGACAACTGGTGGGGCTGGGCGCAGAAGCGGCCCGACGGCTCCTCCCGCGCCTCGTCGGACGTCCGCCAGCTCAATGAGTACGGCGACCAGGGCGTGCCCGTCGAACAGCGCCTCTTCGGCGAAGGCCACCTCCTCCGCCCAAACTTCTTCCAGCCGTATCGCTGCCGCAACGTCCTGATCGAGGGAGTGAAGATCCGCCGCTCCCCCATGTGGGAAATCAACCCGGTGCTCTGCACCAATGTCATCGTCCGCAATCTCGACATCGTCACCCACGGCCCGAACAACGACGGCTGCGACCCCGACTCCTGCCGCGACGTGCTCATCGAGGGCTGCGTGTTCGACACCGGTGACGACTGCATCGCCATCAAGTCCGGCCGCAACGACGACGGTCGTCGCGTTGGCGTCCCCTCCGAAAACCTGATCATCCGCGACTGCACGATGAAGGACGGCCATGGCGGCGTCGTCATCGGCAGCGAAATCGCCGGCGGCTGTCGCAACGTCTTCGTCGAGAACTGCCGGATGGACAGCCCGAATCTCGAGCGCGCCCTCCGCTTTAAATCCAACGCCCGTCGCGGCGGCCTCCTGGAAAACATCTTCATGCGCAACGTGACCATCGGCCAGGTCGCCGAGGCGATCATCACGGTGGATTTTCTCTATGAGGAGGGCGCCAAAGGCGCGCACCGGCCTGTCCTCCGCAATGTGCAACTCGAGAACGTCGTCAGCCAGTCCTCGCCCCGCGTGCTCTACATCGCCAGCTTCCCCGGCGCCACCGTCGACGGCATCACGATCAAGGACAGCAGATTTGCCGGGGTGGAGACCGCCGAGTACGTCCAGCACGCCGGGCGGATCACCTTCGAGGGCGTCACGATTCTGCCGGCCAAGCTGCCCCGCAGCCTGAGCTCCCGCCCGCCCCAGGGAGACTAG
- the proB gene encoding glutamate 5-kinase has product MPLSSFFNATTKRPHRVVVKLGTGVLTSGVGQLNEPRVAAICAQIAALRAQGTEVIVVSSGAIGLGLGALRLLRRPKETAKKQACAAIGQSMLMQVWQRAFAPLGIVAAQVLLTHEDIRSRDRYLSVKACLEQILAYGAVPVINENDTVSSAEIQEIRFGDNDTLSALVASLAEAQYLFILSTAPGLIDMQGTGQIVPVVSRITPDIEAMAGGTTSATAVGGMITKISAAKLATRAGCGVFIASGAEADILPRILQGTGPGTFFVPSGLPLEAKKRWLAFFQRPTGTIRINSCAIPVLRDQGRSLLAVGVTGAEGSFVDGDVVNVAGPDGTVLARGRTRFGSSEIANLAGKHGDAMRQLFPSRKHLEVIHRDDLVLL; this is encoded by the coding sequence ATGCCTCTCAGCTCCTTCTTCAACGCGACCACCAAGCGACCCCACCGGGTCGTCGTGAAGCTCGGCACCGGCGTCCTCACTTCCGGAGTCGGCCAGCTCAACGAGCCGAGAGTCGCGGCCATCTGCGCCCAGATCGCGGCGCTCCGCGCCCAAGGCACCGAGGTGATCGTCGTCTCCTCCGGCGCCATCGGTCTCGGACTGGGCGCCCTGCGGCTGCTCCGCCGTCCAAAGGAAACGGCGAAAAAGCAGGCGTGCGCCGCCATCGGCCAGAGCATGCTCATGCAGGTCTGGCAGCGCGCGTTCGCGCCTCTTGGCATCGTCGCCGCCCAGGTCCTGCTCACCCACGAGGACATCCGCTCGCGCGACCGCTACCTGAGCGTGAAAGCCTGCCTGGAGCAGATTCTCGCCTACGGCGCCGTCCCCGTCATCAACGAGAACGACACCGTGAGCTCCGCCGAAATCCAGGAGATCCGGTTCGGCGACAACGACACCCTTTCCGCCCTCGTCGCGAGCCTCGCCGAAGCCCAATACCTGTTTATCCTCTCCACCGCCCCCGGCCTGATCGACATGCAGGGCACCGGGCAAATCGTGCCCGTCGTTTCTCGCATCACCCCGGACATCGAAGCCATGGCCGGCGGTACCACGAGCGCCACGGCCGTCGGCGGCATGATCACCAAGATCTCGGCCGCGAAACTCGCCACCCGCGCCGGTTGCGGCGTCTTCATCGCGAGCGGCGCCGAAGCCGACATTCTCCCCCGCATCCTTCAGGGCACCGGCCCCGGCACGTTCTTCGTCCCCAGCGGCCTGCCCCTCGAGGCCAAGAAGCGCTGGCTCGCGTTTTTCCAGCGGCCGACCGGCACCATCCGCATCAACTCCTGCGCCATCCCCGTGCTGCGCGACCAGGGCCGCAGTCTCCTCGCTGTTGGTGTGACCGGCGCCGAGGGTTCCTTCGTCGATGGCGATGTCGTCAACGTCGCAGGTCCCGACGGCACCGTCCTCGCCCGCGGCCGCACCCGCTTCGGCAGCAGTGAGATCGCGAACCTCGCGGGCAAACACGGCGACGCCATGCGCCAGCTCTTCCCGTCGCGGAAACACCTGGAAGTGATCCATCGCGACGATCTCGTGCTCCTCTGA